ACGTACTTGTCCGGGTTCCACCAGAAGCTCGGGCAGGCGCTCGAACAGCAGGCACACAGAATGCACTCGTACAGCCCGTTGAGCTCATCGCGTGCCTCGGGCGACTGCAGGCGCTCTTTCGCGGGTGGCGGATCCCCGTTGATGAGCCACGGCCGGATGGAGTGGTACTGCTTGAAGAAATCCGTCATGTCGACGAACAGATCACGAACCACTGGCAAGCCCGGCAGTGGCTTCAAGACAATGGTCTTCGGCAGCGAATGCATGCTGGTCAGGCAGGCGAGCCCGTTCTTGCCATTGATGTTCATCGCGTCCGAGCCACAGACCCCCTCCCTGCAAGAGCGCCGGTAACTCAAGGTGGGGTCGACGGCCTTCAGCTTGTTCAGCACATCGAGCAGCATGCGGTCGCCGGGATCGACCTCGAATTCGTAGGTC
This region of Hydrogenophaga crassostreae genomic DNA includes:
- a CDS encoding succinate dehydrogenase iron-sulfur subunit, with amino-acid sequence MHRFQIYRYNPDQDASPRMQTYEFEVDPGDRMLLDVLNKLKAVDPTLSYRRSCREGVCGSDAMNINGKNGLACLTSMHSLPKTIVLKPLPGLPVVRDLFVDMTDFFKQYHSIRPWLINGDPPPAKERLQSPEARDELNGLYECILCACCSSACPSFWWNPDKYVGPAGLLQAYRFLVDSRDQASGERLDNLEDPYRLFRCRTILNCTDVCPKGLNPALAIGKIKEMMVRRGT